Proteins encoded within one genomic window of Deinococcus metallilatus:
- a CDS encoding sensor histidine kinase — translation MGWRPRDWSLRVKLTLGYALVFAVTILLGAVLVYALARDSLTGSLDTTLRETASVAQGSIEDQNGRWTFSSELRPTGDLAIELLSPTGRTLARAGQEEHDQAIPLRVGFVSTAEHRVLTLPVEGGLFLRVSRPSNTLVELLETLARILSAGSVLMVMVACGAGYVLADRALRPVDAVARTAEGIARRGTYQERVPAAPGQDEMARLTSTVNAMLDQLEGTIEREKSFARIAAHELRTPLTVLKGRLDLTLERPREAADYQRALSGMQGRVDALVTLSESLLALARTDAPVRLERVELAGSAAAVVDALDEVARRAGRQVQLDLNESWVQAEAEGVGRALANLIENALKYGTGGVLVRVREREVTVRSVGPGPDQAQWTRLLEPFERGAGTQGTAGSGLGLPLVAALARRWNADLLPRWEEGAFEVSLRFPA, via the coding sequence ATGGGCTGGAGACCCCGGGACTGGAGCCTGCGGGTCAAGCTCACGCTGGGCTACGCGCTGGTCTTCGCGGTGACCATCCTGCTCGGGGCCGTGCTGGTGTACGCCCTGGCCCGGGACAGCCTAACGGGGTCGCTCGACACCACCTTGCGGGAGACCGCCAGCGTGGCGCAGGGCAGCATCGAGGACCAGAACGGGCGCTGGACCTTCTCCTCGGAGCTGAGACCGACCGGCGACCTGGCCATCGAACTGCTCTCGCCCACGGGGAGGACGCTGGCCCGCGCGGGCCAGGAGGAGCATGACCAGGCCATTCCCCTGCGCGTGGGCTTCGTGTCGACGGCAGAACACCGGGTGCTGACCCTACCCGTCGAGGGCGGGCTGTTCCTGCGGGTCTCGCGGCCCAGCAACACCCTGGTGGAGCTGCTGGAAACCCTGGCCCGCATCCTCAGCGCCGGCAGCGTGCTGATGGTCATGGTGGCCTGCGGGGCCGGGTACGTCCTGGCCGACCGGGCCCTGCGCCCGGTGGACGCGGTGGCCCGCACCGCCGAGGGCATCGCCCGGCGCGGCACCTACCAGGAGCGGGTGCCCGCCGCGCCCGGCCAGGACGAGATGGCCCGGCTGACTTCCACCGTGAACGCGATGCTCGACCAGCTCGAGGGCACCATCGAGCGCGAGAAGAGCTTCGCCCGCATCGCCGCCCACGAGCTGCGCACGCCGCTGACCGTGCTCAAGGGCCGCCTCGACCTCACCCTGGAGCGCCCGCGTGAGGCCGCCGACTACCAGCGTGCCCTGAGCGGGATGCAGGGCCGGGTGGACGCGCTGGTCACCCTCTCGGAGAGCCTGCTCGCCCTGGCCCGCACCGACGCCCCGGTGCGTCTGGAACGGGTGGAACTGGCGGGCAGCGCCGCGGCGGTGGTGGACGCGCTCGACGAGGTGGCGCGCCGGGCGGGGAGGCAGGTGCAGCTCGACCTCAACGAGAGCTGGGTGCAGGCCGAGGCGGAGGGGGTGGGACGCGCCCTCGCCAACCTGATCGAGAACGCGCTCAAGTACGGCACGGGTGGCGTCCTGGTGCGGGTCCGGGAACGTGAGGTCACGGTACGCAGCGTGGGTCCCGGGCCGGATCAGGCCCAGTGGACCCGGCTGCTGGAACCTTTCGAGCGCGGCGCTGGTACCCAGGGGACCGCCGGAAGCGGGTTGGGCCTGCCGCTGGTGGCGGCCCTCGCCCGGCGCTGGAACGCCGACCTTCTGCCCCGCTGGGAGGAAGGCGCCTTCGAGGTCAGCCTGCGTTTTCCTGCCTGA